The Punica granatum isolate Tunisia-2019 chromosome 4, ASM765513v2, whole genome shotgun sequence sequence CTTATAAGTTTTTATAGCCATTGACATGCCCTTTTGAATTGCGAGGAATATCTTTTaattagaataaaataatattacttgaatatatatgacttatttaaattattttgaatataagcttctttacataaataaaaagtttacATGTTTAGGttaaatttgtaaaaaaaaaaaattcccttAGTATTATATGATGACGTGGCAATGTCAAAGagttcttttttatatttttgataatataGCGGTGTAAGAATTCAACTCGGTATTACGGCGTGAAAATTCAGTTCgaaactttatttttcatatatatatatatatatatatagattcacTTGAGTAATAATAAATGCTATTGagttaatgaaaataaatatttagaaGAAGAATTTAATCtttagaattaaaaaatatttatagatatagCAAAAGTTCTATAAATACTAATACTAATACTTATAGTAAAACTGACTCAATAACAATAAATGTGCTTGAACTTATGCAATTTAAATCTAGGAATAATTAATGTTAATTTTTCTGCTTCTCCAAAaaaagttttcaatttttggaATTAAAAAGAACTTAAAATGTAGCAAAACCAACGTTTGCGGTTTCTCGTAAGTTTGCATTTTTAAAAAGTCTATATCTGATCACTTTATGTAGCATTCAAAAGATCACTATGTAATAGTATTAAAATTACCAAAATTTACTAATTCGATATACTTATGGTCATATAAGAGGAAAACATTTGACAAGTCACACATGGtcatattaaattaattttattcacCTAAAAAACatgtaataaattaataatccTAGTGGAACAAATTAAactcaataaaaatataaaatagatgTTAGAATAATTTCGGCTACTGAGTAATTAactatgcatatatataaattatcaaaatttggCAATCATAAGAATGTACCATATATAACACTCCCTAATATATCtagattattatttgaaattctTAATTCTTACAATTATAAgaagtaaatttatttttaaaatttgtgaaaattaattattaagaatAAGGCCGGGTAAcacttatcccaaaaaaaaaaagaataagccCGTGCAACGTAACGCTGGTTATTGAGGCCCCATAATAGTAAGCCCATTGGGCCTGTCCCAAAAGAAAAGGCCTTCAACCCCATTGGTTGGTGGGCAAGGCCCAAAAGGATAATTACAAAATGGAGATATTCTCCTATGGAAAAAACGGCACAACCTTCCCAATCGAGCAATCTCCCTAAAACTCCACACCGCACAACCACCACCTTGTCCGCCTTATCATCACCGCACACGGTCTCGAACTCTTTAGGACTATATACATACTAATACACAAAAATCTTTTATCCTGAAAATACCTTATTGAATTATGCACATGAAATGTCGATAGGTCATGTCGCGACATtttgagattaaaaaaaatgaaactagAAACTGGCAAATTGAAGCAAAGCAAGTCATAGTGACAAGGCAAAACTACCATTACAAGGGTCATAATGACATAATCGGCAAAGTGCAGGGCCCAAATTAACATTTTCACAAACTCCAGTTGGGCTTGCAACAGCTCAGCTCTACCTACGATCACAATTATCTCTTgccctcttctctctctctctgcaacTTCTGGTCCGGCGAATGGCGACCGGCGTTCGACCTTCGATCTGAGGATTCCGCCGGGAAATCGGAAATGGAGAGACAGATACAGAGATTCCTTAACAAGCTGTCGTTCGCCTCAATCACCATAGCCACGTTCACCCTccttttcctcctcctccggaCCCCTCAGACCTGCCTCCCCCCGGCATCCTCCTCCGGCCACCTCCGCTTCCCCAAATCCACCTGCGACTCCTCCGCCCGCCACTACTTCCCGCTTGAGAAAAAGAACCAACGCCTCTGGTCCACCCGCACTTTCCAGTCCCAGGTCTCCTCCTACTCCGCCTTCTTCCGCTCCCTTCAGTCCCTCGGCCTCCTCCGCAACCACTCCAGGGTCCTCTGTGTCTCCGCCGGCGCGGGCCACGAGGTCATGGCCCTGACCGAGATCGGCGTCTCCGACGTTACTGGGGTCGAGCTCGTTGACTCCCCGCCGCTCGTGAGCCGGGCGGATCCGCACAACCTCCCGTTTTTCGACGACGCCTTCGATTTGTCCTTCAGCGCCCACCTCGCCGAGGCCCTGTTCCCAGGACTGTTCGCTGCCGAGATGGAGCGGACCGTGCGGCGGGGCGGGGCGTGCGTGGTGGCCGTGGAGGAGTGTGGGGATGAGGAAGTTAAAGACATCGTGATGCTGTTTAAGAATTCTAAGTTGTTAAGTGTTCAGAATGTTACATTGATCGGTTTGAGAATGACAAGGATTGTTATGAAAGTAAAGTCTGCTTCTTGAAATTGTTCTCCAATTTCGGAGCATCTTCGGATTAATTTGCATTCTTCTGTGAGAATATCtctagatgatgatgatgatgatgaattgAGTCTCTCTTAGAGCTTGAAATAGTTGATGAAGAGGTGCTAATCCTAGCTTACGAATGCTTTGCCTCCTCCGAGCCTTTCTCCCATCGGTTATCAGATAACGAAACAAATACCGGATATGGGATTTCATGGATCTATACAGAGGGAGAGATGCAACGAATTTCGCTTTTGTAGCATTTGACATCCTAAAGAAGAAAGCTTTGCTCATATATTTGGTAGGTATTTCGAGAAAAGCTGATGATGATTGTTATGCCTATGATGTTCCCACTTGTGTAGAAGCTAACTCTATATTATAGTCTTCGACAATTGATGAGACAATGGCAAATGAGGCTTCTTGCCTTCATTGCACATTCATGCGACTCCCATAGGAAATGCAGTTCGATGATCTGAAATATATCgactgaattttattgatatcaCGGCAAGTTACAACAACAGGGAAGGGCTTGCAGGGCTCGGCTTTCTACCTATGTGCCTGTACAAGAAGAGATGCGAGACACGGTCAAGCTCGTTTCAGCCCAAATTGGAAACCTGGATTTTCTTGCAGAGGTTGAGTCACCAAGCACGTGAATTCATTTGTGTATTAGTCAGCCGTGGCTGGGCTTCCGGGCTAGTCATCCTGCTCATGTTGATGTATTAAGAAACTCTTTCACATGGAATGCTTGGGGAATGCCATGAATTATGAACTTCTCGGACATGAAAGCTTCTGGATCTGTGATCTCCATTCCGTTAACAGCAACTCCGGCAATGGCATTGCCAATCTTTATCACGTCAACCTCTAGATTTAGCCCAGGAACAAGAGTTTTCAATGATGCTCTATCGGATAATGCAAGAAGTTGCAAGTAATCATATTTCCCAGGCAAGATGTGGGCTCTCACAATATTATCGAGCATTGGAGTTTCTGATGGCATGTATTGGAAATCCTGCGGTGCGAAGATTGTAAAGGAGGTCAAGTCCTTGCCGTATTCAAGAGTCCTGTCAAGATCGACGACGGACTTCAGCTGAACTGCAAATGGGATGAATCCGTATGACTTCAGGAATCGAATTGCTAGGGCCCATCCGACCctctctgcttcttcttctttttcttgccTTTGTTGCTTCGATTCACTAACATCAGAGACAACCTTGAGGTTTGGATTGCATAATGGCAATGGCATCAAAACCCAGTCCCGGCCCATTCCTTGGATACCAAGAAAGGCGAACGGCTCATGAATCCCATGGATCACCACTTTCTCCTCGAGAAACAAATCGGGATTTTTCACTGGAACATCGTTTATTACAACTTGATTCCCTTTCGCTTCACTCCTCTTGATCAAAAGGTTCTTTCCAGGAGACAGAGTAGGCAGGCAAGTTCCCCCAGGCTCCTTCGCAAGATCAACCATCGAGAGCCGAAGAGGCAACGCGTGGTAACGGAGAAAATCTTTCATGACCCAGGGAGAGCGGGAGACGTTCGCTAAGGCCGAGTCCGTTAGTGCGAAGATCGTAATGTTCAGGGAAGCGGAGGAGTAATACTCGGGTGAGATCGAGAGGAGGGTGGCCATCCCACTGAACCCAGCCTGCCTGAGGACCTTGGAGGCATTTAGGGAGAGGTTTGGTCCAAGGTCGGATGGTGAGCTCCCGTCCTTCGCAGTCGAGAGGGCTGATGAGATAGCGATGAGGGCCAGGACAATGGCGGCAGCGACGTAGATGGGCCAGCGCCACCACTTTGTGGTGGAAGCCGTTGAGTCCATAGCAGACGATCAGTTAGGTAGTTACTGATAGCAGTGCCTATCGGGCAAAAGGATGTACAGAATACCCCTTAAGAATTAATGGGCAAAAATCTAATTCCAACCCAAGCTCCAATATTCTGTGAAAAATCTGGTACAGGTCATGGGTTTCTCGGAACTATTACTGTCAAAAACTCGATACCGACTTTTAGAAACttaacaatttttatttttttttacctttcaCGACGAGTTGATTCGATTCGCAatagaaatttgaatttggtAAACTTGGGTAGAAATGCGAGTTTATTCagtaaaatgaataaaaattgattctatcaaatcaaatattaaactaatttattatcatttttatctCAATATAAGAGAATTGATTAATCCTTTTAGTGGAGAATCTATTTATGATTTCTTCTAACCTCACTTCTTTATATAACATCGACTTctagaaaatattataataagagTAAAAATGTTTGGTTTGTCTTGTAGAATATTagtaaaaatgtaaaatgatCCTCAATTTTACCTCATATGAGATTGTAATTCATGAAAATaagtataatttaattttgaaacacTATATTCATTATTCATAAAACCTCACGATTATACAATTTAATTATAAGTTTCGATTTGTCGAGTTTCTatttaaaaactcaattttgaCTTGCTCGGAACCGTTAGATTAGTGCTTGAGATTGGCCTTATGCTAATCCAATGGTCCCGAGGGGCCTCCAAAACAGTCCGACTGCTGAACCGTAATATTTTCCCTATAGTTTTGGGCCTATCCATCACCGACTCTTTATGCTCCGAAGAAGACTTCTTTAAATAGTGCGGCGATGGAATTTCCAATGCAAATAAAAACCGACGTCGGCGTCATCGATTGGAGCCAAATCATGTGAGGATGTGACAGTTTCCCGTTGACAGCGGCTGATTACCAGAAAGATGGCTCCGAGTTTCCATTAATTTCCATAAATGACTTGTACAACGATCAATGATTCGATTGCAACATCAGTATATATTCTCATCTCGTCTTGTGAGATAAAAAAAACCGATGAATCACTAGTTAATTCATCATTCGAAAAGATTATTAGGTGATTCTATCTCGTCACATGACATGAAAaagaatcaattaaattataataaactaaataataaatgttaatcactgaattaattatgataaatttttttaattaaaacaatCTTATTagttcttcttcatcatatcaTTATGAGATAGgatcattcaaaattttctccatcATCTACAAAACTGTATATGGATTACACATATGAaagaatgaatatacaaattaattttgtctAATCCTATGCCTTTACTCAAACATTTGGTTTCCATGGCCATCATCTTTCCTTCCTAATAATAATTCCTACACCTTTACcctaattaagggaaaaaaataaatgcacAAGTAAAAAGCGGACCCCATCATCTCAGTAGACACCACCTCTTTTCCTGGTGACCCTAATGTAGCAGAACACCGCGGCGAAGATGGCCGTGACGAGGCCGCCAATGATGACGCCACCTCCGGCCACGGACTTATCCGACCTGTGCTTCCCCATCCGCCTGATCCCTGGGGCTTCCGCCACGGAGCCCTCAGCGCCTTCCGATGAGGATTCCGCGTGGCTGGAGACGGGCTGCTCTGTGACCGCAGAAGCTTCTACGGAAGGGCCTGCCGCTGAGCTGACCGGATCATTGGCGGCCGTTTGCTGGATCAGGACCTGAGCTAGAACGCAGCAAAACACAGCAAAGGTGATGAACCTCAACATCCCCATTGTTGTTGATGTTGTGCTGCTTTTGCTTTGTAGGCTTAAGGGGGTCAGTAGTGGGGAGCGGTATATAtagagaggagagggagagaggatACGTACGTGCGCAAACGTGTGGTCAGAAGGTCCATTGAAGGTTCGGTCAGGGGGTGGTGGGGTCTCtctctatatttattttcttcttagGACTCTGGTCTTACtggttataatttattattattttctttccttgaGGAAAAGAAATTGGTCTGGTGTTGGCAGTCATTTTGGCTGGGGTTCCGGTAGTTTCAACCGACAAAGCTAATAAAGACGGGAAAATGGTCTATCACGAAGGCATCGGTAATAAACAGGGATCGACTTATTGGGATCTTAATTCTGAGTTCAGGACATCTCTCTTCTTTTGCAGAGATAAAGTGTTTACTGGTCTAATACGATTGGGAAGTTTCCTCCATTTGACATGACGGtaataagttattttgttctGTAACAAGatagtttacttttttttcttttttctttattaaggTTCAGTTAAGTTGATTGTTTGATGTAGTATATTTGATAATAGGCTAAGTATATATTACTTTAATTGCAAGATTTTTATTATCCAATAATAAACTATACCTAGCTTTAAACAAGCagcatttttttctcttttttttttggggaaaatTTTTGGGGTTGAATAATagggaaaattacaaaatcctcctcttgtgatttgaatttgaaataaattggatcatataatttttctagAGATAACTAACAACTTGTGGTTTACTTCGTGAGACATAATAAACTTCACAGTTAGTTTTTTTAATCACTTATGGTCCTTAAaagtgacaaaaaaaaaaactgacgGTGGAGTTAATTATGTCTCACGACGTTAACTACAGGTTATTACTTGTCGCTTGAAAAATTACATGATTCAATTTATCTGAAACTCAAATCACAATGgagtttttatactttttcttaaataatatttaatcaGAAAagcttttctctttctttctcaaAGTGTTTTATTATATGGTTCCTATTTTGATATGGGACTATGGAAAAggacatcttttttttatgaataatacGTGATTTGATTGAATTAAGGAGCACTGTTATATGGGTATCCTTCCAACAGACAGGAAGCATCAAAATTGGACATGAAACCGAGATAGCAAAGTTCATGTGCAAGTCGATTTTCGGGGAACCTAAATACAATGTCATTCCGAGAAGTCCTTAAGTAATAAGTTTATATCTAATAAGAGGTTCTTAACAACCCAGGAGGATGGTCTAGCATTGGAAATCATCAtattaactaataaaagagAATCGCTATAGAGGATAACATGCTTCCATCCATTCTGCCGAGCCAACTTCAGAGCTAGGAGAATTCCATGAGCTTCCTGCAGCGCAGTGGCTCTGTTGATTGGTGCATTCCAGGACAAGATGATAGTCTCGTTGTTGTTCTGAGCAAGTCCTGTGCTGCAGGACTTTAGATAATCGTTGCATGAATTTAGTAAGATCAGCCTGAGCCCCGAAAGTTCCGAGTTCCACATAGAAAAGGAGATCTTCCTTACATGAAAACATCactactttttctttctctaggATTTTCTAGGATTACGCGAGTTCCCTTCCTAAGATAGTTTTAAgtgtctttcttttcttttctttttctttttcttttttaacttgAAGAAGAACCTACATTGGTCCAATCAAGAAACGCTTCTCACAAATATAATCCAACTCATGAGAAACACTTCTCACAAATATAATCCGATGGAACTCAAACTTTAAAATTAACCTCGATAAGATAAACAAATTCCCATTTTGTCTGAGCCAATttcttgtttattttttagcGTACTTTTGGTTTGGTAGAAGAAAGGTACGAAGATCGAGTGGGAGACACCTGTTTTTGAGGCTAAATGACAGGAGATTACAACTGGATCAatctctttcttctctcttccccCGGTGGTCCAAGAAATCGGAAGGATCTCATTAAATTAATCGCATGAGCTGTGagaacaattaattaataattaaaaattaatacatTTGAGCTTACAAAACAATTGGTTAAAAAGTTTTCACATTTCTAAATCAAGAGTGTCTTATCATGCAAAGATATAATTGAGAAACTTAATCAATCTCGatgaataaattttttcttttttttttgttttatttttgtacAGATTGAACTGTTTCAAGTTGCTAATAACtgtaaaaatcaaatcaacaGCTCTGGATTGACCCTTTGTTAATGGAATTGCACTACAATTCGAACCGTTTCTTATGGAATGATGATTAATAGACGGACAATCAAGAAAGGTTATTAATTGACGGACGATCAAGAAAGGTTTGCATGAATGCATAACCACAAAATCAAGAAAGTTGGGCTTGTGAATACATGATCTGAATCATAGACGGACCCATCTAATTTAATTGGTTTTCCTTTTGTCAATTTCGACAAcctaacatatatatgtactcgTGAACATAAGATCATATGCTTCAGCAGGTGTGACATTTTGAGCCATAACTTGAATCCCGAATCAGGTTGATAATTATGTCGGGACTGTTCacattgaaataaatatattatttatatgaattacaatttgtattttataaaaattaattgccAATAAAAAGAGCTGTTTTTTCCTTGTCCCTCTTAACAGTTTAGGTTCGAGGCTCGAAGAAAATTTATACTAAAAATAGTTTTACTTTCATAATGGGCTGACCGAACTCAATCCTGATAAGGAAGTATAGGGCTATCATTTTATTTGGTTGTTGGgtattatattattacatcAAAGAAATGTATACACGGATTATTGGCACATTATATCTCAAATCCCAACCAGTAATATCGAGACTTTTCTATCTGAATTTAAGgtaaaaataattcttttttaagtcatatcaataaaataaacCCCTTTGTCCAAATAATAAGCTATAAGTTTCCAATAGCTGAATTGCCTCATAGGtgaagtaaaagaaaaaaaaatgacagttATGAATCACGACGGACCGTAGGGACTAGTTGGACGAAATTCCGGAAACTTCTAGTTATctaaagaaggaaaataatgAGTTGGCAAAGGCTCGGTTGGAAGACATAATATTTGGTCGAATGTCGAAATCTCAATTAATAAATAGGGATGGCTCATTGGAGTGATATGGACCTTAGGAATCCTTCTATGTGACCCATTAATTTCCATTGCAGCAATTGCATCTCCATCGCTTCACATACCCTCCATATATGTAGTTATCTGTGATATTCCCAAGTGGGCTCCAAAGTTTGTTCATTATCCTCTCAAACATGGAGGCACACACATGATACCAATAAATCAGTCAACATCTTGCAAGGCTGTGGTCAAAACTACTGCaaaatcttaaaaataaagaaaatccaCATATTTTGATAAGGAATGTTGAATTTTGTTTCAATGATATAGCCCAACGTATGTATATCACCTTATGTATTATGTGTTATTCTATTAATAGGCCCGGATTGGGTGATCTAATAAAGTTAAAGATTCTCGATATTTTCGGTAGAATATGGAATTAAGGTGCATATACAAAAAGGTAATTACTAATTCTACGATGGGCGAATTATAATTACATAAACCTCTTGCACTAAAGTGCAATTTGAGGAGTTATGATCCTTGAGTTGTACGTTAAATAGAGCGATATATCGATGCTCCATTACTCAGAGAATCGAACAACCTACACTCTTAACGTACCGACTTGGAAGACCACAAACCGATACAACGTCACCCTTATGGATTCAGGTACGCTTCTGATTATCAATTTCTCGACGGATTCATTATATGTGGTCTTAGGGATTTAGTAAAtcttataaataaaagaaaatccacATATTTGGTAAGGAATGCTCACTAACTATGTCCTCATCTattctatttataatatataaaagttgaagCGCGAGACGTGAGAGCTCAATTTGCTAACTCTCAACTTGTGGTTGAATATAGAGCGAGTTGTGAGAGCTCCAATTGCTAACCCAAATCTCAGAGTTCAGTGTCTTCTCGATTACTcagataattaatttcattgaaaaaagaatcatgtatttgaatttcaattttaatacaataaaaaaattaattttatattgaaattaaaaataagtattaatttttttctaaaaatatttccaataaatattaatttttttaaaaaatttggcctagagaaattaaataatttctcaatttatatatcaaataattatattttatttatttttctaatcacTCTCGCAACGTACGGGACTACttacttattatttaatagaAAGAGGTTAGATTTTTTTAGCAAACTTGCTGGCCGCTTTTCTCACCCGATCCTCTCCATAAATGATTAGAGCACGTATGCTAATATTCAAAAGTTTAATATGCCTCAGTTAATTCCTAGTTTGAACCAGGTCGGTCTAGCAATAAGTAAAATACTTCAagtgtgaattttctccattcgtGTAACTCGGATTAGAAATCTTCTTTAAGCGAACAAGTATCGAATCACTTAAATCAATTCATATTGGTAAATGACTAAACATTTTTAATCATTAGATGAACCGCGTGGGCACAATTAGTTTTTAGCATTTCTTTTTGAAGAGTACTATTACCACAAAAGGGCTTTCACGAGATGCAAAAGTAAAGGTCTTTCGGCATGATTCGGTTGTTCTGTGATGTTGATATGATCCGTCTTGAATCGAGATAAATTCGATTTATTGCAGCCTGTAATTCGCCGTCCATCGTGATGATTCGATTCAATTCACGCGTCTTTGCCTTTAATTACAAGTttggatgataaaataaaTGCCACAGTCAAACTCGCATTTAtttactcctttttttttttttgaaaagaagagATTGTCTTGTCTCCTTCTTTAGGTAACACAGTGAGCTCTCTTATTTTCCCATTTACTTACTTTTGACTAACTATGAATCCAACTGGAAACAGCCCAACAGGTGTCGAGTAAAGGAGCTAAAGCTAAGCTTGTGCCGTCCGCCGAATCTTAATTTAACGGGTGAAAGTCAAAGGGTCAGTGAAATTTAAGTCCGACCAGGTCAACTCAACTGATGGACTCCTAGTCCGATGGTAAGGGTGTTTCCTCCTCGTGCCCACTTATATTAAGCGTCGATCCAGTACATTTTCACTAGCTCCTAGCTGCTCACCGTACGTACCCGATCCGTTGATCtactattattaatattattggtATGATTTCGGTTAGCTTATCTGGAGTTGGGATCGGAGATCCATTTCCTCTCCCAAAATCTTATATGCATGATACATTTTGTGTGTTTCAACTAGAGGTCCGTCTGCTGCAAATGCTGCgtgtaaaattaaaatgttttaTCATCTAATAAGTTAGTTTCCCCCATTGCTTCAGCTAGAACATGTCTTATGTAGTGCTCCACCAAAGATACCACTATTAAAAATATCCAATTATCTGAATCTCAAAATGATATCAAAttcgatatatatacatgtgtgtgtgtgtgtgtatatatacacgcacacACGCGTAATGCGTATGGGAAATGTTACGTAAATATCTGTACTGTTCAGGGACCTGTGATTACCGTTCAGTCATCACTATCCAATAGTGATGGAAAAGCAACGGTAAGGGCAATGTATTGAATAatcttatatacatatatatatatatattaatggggaaaattttaattatttttcaagaaaagatTTGACGGTGGTTCCGCGACTTGGGGAAGGCAAATGTCGGCGATGagaatccaaaagaaaattccaaTTTACAAATTCCAAGAATGAACGCCACATGGCAAGTGCTGCAAAGGAACACCGGcactcttttctattttcctaTTCTTCCTATAATACTTTCATAAAAATTAGTTAACACGTGAtaaatttttatcaattttatataataaaaattaaataattaatatatatgatgtatAAAAAGATATAGCtataaagaaattatttgttaaaatttatatatttatcaaatagacataattaatataacaaaatgcaaaaagaattaaatattaataaattaggaaaaagtacaaaactCACCCTTATTATTAGAGTTTGAGACAAATTGGACTTGTATCTTCTCAAGGATAACTAACACCCCGTAGGATGTAAAGAATCTCATTGCGACCTTTTTTCTTGACTTTTGGTAtaatctttaaattttttactttatgatcctaaacttttttctttatcatttttatacGCAACTTTTAAGGATTTTTTATGTTAGTCCtatcaaagagagagagggactGGAACCACCAATCAGTGACCTCGACCCCACCCCTGTGGTCATTGGCACTCGCAAAGTAAGCCACGGGGTATTAGTTGTCCCGTAAAAAAATCTAGTATCTAATTTGTCCCAATCCCTAACTATAAGAGCagattttgtacttttcccaataaattaatatgtaaTCTAGATTCACATGAGTTTACTCAAATTGATCCTACTTTGTAGTCGTTGGAGAATAGCTGAAACATCGAAGCTTGAGTATGTACGTAATGCAGACAGCCACAAGGATGGTAATCAAAACTCTTGTAGGTGAATAGCGGGACAGATTCAGAATGTGGAATTAACTGGACCGGAGCACTTACATGGGACGGCACATCTGTATGTTGGTGGCAGCTAGCGTGGGGCAGCGAGAATTCGTTACATCGACATTTCAAGAACAACCTCGGTCGGTTAAGTCAGACATGGCGGAAACATATACACGTCCCCAGTGTGTTCTCCTCGGTAGCTCGAAGACATACTACATATCAAATGTCAGTTGTGCCAACCATTATACTGGATGTGATCTTATGTGTCAGATGGTGCATGGGCCGTTGCTTGGGGCTCGATGTTAGGTGGGGGAAATGTGAGAACATGTCTCTGGAATATTGGACCCCTTCTTGTCATGTATATGGGACCAATACTGTCTTGTCTCGAACCTATTGTGTTCTAATCCCTTCGTTTGTGTTTTTCATTGTCGGCTCAGGCTTCATCTCTTCAATCGAGCGACTTGACCAGGAATCAAAAATTATCCAAGATAAGTACTAGCGGGATAGTTTCGATATCTGGAaaactgaaaagaaaatgctGGACTCAGTTGCTCTCTTGAGTTCCCCCTTGTTTGCTCTTAAAGGCAAAGCCCGAGATCATCCTCATCCTAACCAGTTTTTTGGGCCTAAAACCTATCAAAAGCCCAAAAAGCAGGCCCACTTCTTGCACAAGGCCCTCCAGTCTGGTGAGTTTACATGGCGGGAAGATTCTCCACGTtttctcaatatttttttttcggtgagagcatgattttataatttttatt is a genomic window containing:
- the LOC116204383 gene encoding uncharacterized protein LOC116204383, with the translated sequence MERQIQRFLNKLSFASITIATFTLLFLLLRTPQTCLPPASSSGHLRFPKSTCDSSARHYFPLEKKNQRLWSTRTFQSQVSSYSAFFRSLQSLGLLRNHSRVLCVSAGAGHEVMALTEIGVSDVTGVELVDSPPLVSRADPHNLPFFDDAFDLSFSAHLAEALFPGLFAAEMERTVRRGGACVVAVEECGDEEVKDIVMLFKNSKLLSVQNVTLIGLRMTRIVMKVKSAS
- the LOC116202258 gene encoding fasciclin-like arabinogalactan protein 21, translating into MDSTASTTKWWRWPIYVAAAIVLALIAISSALSTAKDGSSPSDLGPNLSLNASKVLRQAGFSGMATLLSISPEYYSSASLNITIFALTDSALANVSRSPWVMKDFLRYHALPLRLSMVDLAKEPGGTCLPTLSPGKNLLIKRSEAKGNQVVINDVPVKNPDLFLEEKVVIHGIHEPFAFLGIQGMGRDWVLMPLPLCNPNLKVVSDVSESKQQRQEKEEEAERVGWALAIRFLKSYGFIPFAVQLKSVVDLDRTLEYGKDLTSFTIFAPQDFQYMPSETPMLDNIVRAHILPGKYDYLQLLALSDRASLKTLVPGLNLEVDVIKIGNAIAGVAVNGMEITDPEAFMSEKFIIHGIPQAFHVKEFLNTST